The Micromonospora sp. WMMD961 genome has a segment encoding these proteins:
- a CDS encoding DUF4331 family protein, translating into MSHHLDTPLAAQGGQLYIDDLYVFQGEHGTVFVMDVNSSVTKADIKRGFHHEGRYEFKIHFGGADMEELTFRVTFGEPDGDGKQSLMLHALTGADARDDGATGTLLIQGRTGETTDGANMRIWAGRITDPFYVDLDELATINGAVKDGAKVDRSAWSVDQAKNSFAGTTVESIVLEVNRDEPLVPDDTRIGVWCRTMLATDAGGWRQINRAGHPMMWPIFWPHDTDFSDPANVRHPSKDLTEDGEEIATAVAGVVAANGTALDPQAYGWSVARQLYPDMLTYQTGTAANYGFAIRNGRAMADNAPEVMFSLVLNTGTTSGLTRDITKAARADTFPYVVPA; encoded by the coding sequence TACATCGACGACCTCTACGTTTTTCAGGGCGAGCACGGCACGGTGTTCGTGATGGATGTCAACAGCTCGGTGACGAAGGCCGACATCAAGCGCGGCTTTCACCACGAGGGGCGCTACGAGTTCAAGATTCACTTCGGCGGTGCGGATATGGAGGAGCTGACCTTCCGGGTGACCTTCGGCGAGCCGGACGGCGACGGCAAGCAGTCACTGATGCTGCACGCACTGACCGGCGCAGACGCACGCGACGACGGTGCCACCGGCACGCTGCTCATCCAGGGACGGACCGGCGAGACGACCGACGGCGCCAACATGCGGATCTGGGCCGGGCGGATCACCGACCCGTTCTATGTCGACTTGGACGAGCTCGCCACTATCAACGGCGCCGTCAAGGACGGCGCGAAGGTGGACCGCTCGGCGTGGAGCGTCGACCAGGCCAAGAACAGCTTCGCGGGCACCACCGTCGAGTCGATCGTCCTTGAGGTCAACCGGGACGAGCCCCTGGTGCCCGACGACACCCGGATCGGCGTGTGGTGTCGCACCATGCTGGCTACTGACGCAGGTGGTTGGCGACAGATCAACCGCGCCGGGCACCCGATGATGTGGCCCATCTTCTGGCCGCACGACACCGACTTCTCCGACCCCGCCAACGTCCGCCACCCCAGCAAGGACCTCACCGAGGATGGCGAGGAGATCGCCACCGCGGTCGCGGGCGTCGTCGCCGCCAACGGCACCGCCCTAGATCCCCAGGCATACGGGTGGAGCGTAGCGCGGCAGCTCTACCCCGACATGCTCACCTATCAGACCGGCACGGCCGCGAACTATGGCTTCGCGATCCGCAACGGCCGCGCCATGGCCGACAACGCACCCGAGGTGATGTTCTCCCTGGTGCTGAACACCGGCACCACCTCCGGCCTCACCAGGGACATCACCAAGGCCGCCCGCGCCGACACATTCCCGTACGTGGTGCCTGCCTGA
- a CDS encoding low temperature requirement protein A — translation MTDEQAAYRPLLRRREDSKQPAFLELFFDLVYVLTLTQLTHLLIDHLGWAGAFEAFVLLLALWWVWVLTAWMTDQFDPQHPVVQGYVILVMMAILVMAILVPRGLSGHSTAFAGFYVAINLGRCLFVLLGARGTLLPQRALRAGFWLAVSLIFWIASAFTEGWRRGVLWLMALAVDYLSAALRWPTPKLGRAPGWELAIAETHLAERYRQVIIVALGEIVLIMGITFANTDNAQFTFGRTVVLLLSLISTALMWRLYIYRAGQQLAPAIAVSPHPHRLSQWASYLHLVMIAGILLTAVGFTLIIEHPTTDPPPAWIAGIAGGPALFLAGRAGFEYLIFGRVTLPRLVGIVTLGGIGSLVVHLRPEITSAAATLVLAAVAALDAVRGHRRGREPARPPT, via the coding sequence ATGACGGATGAACAGGCGGCGTACCGCCCGTTGCTGCGCCGACGAGAGGATTCCAAGCAGCCCGCTTTCCTTGAGCTCTTCTTCGACCTGGTCTACGTCCTCACCCTGACGCAGCTCACACACCTCCTCATCGACCACCTCGGTTGGGCTGGTGCGTTCGAGGCGTTTGTGTTGCTGCTGGCGTTGTGGTGGGTCTGGGTCCTGACCGCATGGATGACCGACCAGTTCGACCCGCAGCATCCGGTCGTGCAGGGCTACGTCATCCTGGTCATGATGGCCATCCTGGTGATGGCGATCCTGGTGCCCCGAGGGCTCAGCGGACACAGCACCGCCTTCGCTGGCTTCTACGTCGCCATCAACCTGGGCCGTTGCTTGTTCGTGCTGCTCGGCGCGCGGGGCACCTTGCTGCCCCAGCGCGCCCTGCGGGCCGGATTCTGGCTCGCGGTGTCACTGATCTTCTGGATCGCAAGCGCGTTCACCGAGGGTTGGCGGCGCGGAGTGCTGTGGCTGATGGCCCTGGCCGTGGACTATCTGTCGGCGGCGCTGCGCTGGCCGACGCCGAAGCTCGGCAGGGCCCCCGGATGGGAGCTGGCGATCGCCGAAACCCACCTCGCCGAACGGTACCGACAGGTCATCATCGTCGCCCTCGGCGAGATCGTCCTCATCATGGGCATCACCTTCGCCAACACCGACAACGCGCAGTTCACGTTCGGTCGCACCGTCGTGCTCCTGCTATCCCTCATCAGCACCGCCCTGATGTGGCGGCTCTACATCTACCGTGCCGGCCAGCAACTCGCGCCGGCCATCGCGGTCTCCCCGCACCCGCACCGGCTCAGCCAATGGGCGTCATACCTGCACCTGGTGATGATCGCCGGAATCCTGCTAACCGCTGTGGGCTTCACCCTCATCATCGAACACCCGACCACCGATCCGCCGCCGGCCTGGATCGCCGGGATCGCCGGAGGCCCGGCGCTTTTCCTGGCCGGCCGGGCCGGCTTCGAGTACCTGATCTTCGGGCGGGTGACGCTTCCCCGGCTGGTCGGAATCGTCACTCTAGGGGGCATCGGCTCGCTGGTGGTCCACTTGCGCCCGGAGATCACCTCGGCCGCCGCGACTCTCGTACTGGCCGCCGTCGCCGCCCTGGACGCGGTTCGTGGCCATCGGCGAGGTCGGGAACCGGCAAGACCACCCACCTGA
- a CDS encoding DMT family transporter, producing MVALIMLGGILALQTRINGQLGSRLGDGFLAAAVIFLIGLTLTMIAMLVSGSGRAGLRAVRADVKAAALPRWILFGGAVGSVFVIGQGLVAALLGTAVFSTSTVAGQTVGGLFVDRLGIGPSGKHSLTVRRLAGAALGLVAVGWSVSADLTGGFPVVALAVPLLGGLCIGWQQAVNGRVRVAANSVITSTFVNFLGGAIVTGTLAAIRLVAAGAIPRFPTEGWLYAGGLTSLLFIAATSQLVRRTGVLMLGVGTTAGQLLVSLALDLFLPQPGAVIRYTMIAGTALALVSVVIVSTPASHAGR from the coding sequence ATGGTGGCGCTCATCATGCTGGGCGGAATCCTCGCCCTTCAGACTCGGATCAATGGCCAGTTGGGTAGCCGCCTCGGAGACGGGTTTCTCGCAGCTGCCGTCATTTTCCTCATCGGTCTGACTCTGACCATGATCGCCATGCTTGTGAGCGGCAGTGGGCGCGCAGGTTTGCGTGCCGTCCGGGCCGATGTGAAAGCGGCGGCTCTTCCGCGCTGGATTCTCTTCGGTGGTGCCGTGGGATCCGTTTTCGTGATCGGCCAAGGACTCGTCGCCGCACTCCTAGGCACCGCGGTATTCAGCACCTCGACTGTTGCCGGTCAGACCGTCGGTGGCCTCTTCGTCGACCGCCTCGGCATCGGCCCTTCCGGTAAACACTCGTTGACCGTCCGTCGACTTGCCGGAGCCGCGCTCGGCCTGGTAGCTGTCGGCTGGTCGGTTTCTGCGGATCTCACCGGCGGATTCCCCGTTGTCGCACTGGCTGTTCCGCTGCTCGGTGGCCTCTGCATCGGCTGGCAGCAAGCGGTGAACGGCCGCGTGCGTGTGGCCGCCAATTCGGTCATCACCTCCACATTCGTAAATTTCCTTGGAGGCGCCATCGTCACCGGCACGCTTGCCGCGATACGTCTGGTTGCCGCAGGCGCAATTCCCCGATTCCCAACAGAAGGGTGGCTGTATGCGGGGGGACTCACATCGCTGCTCTTCATTGCCGCGACCAGCCAGCTTGTCAGAAGAACTGGAGTGCTGATGCTGGGCGTGGGTACGACAGCAGGACAGCTCCTGGTGTCGCTCGCGCTGGATCTGTTCCTCCCGCAGCCGGGTGCGGTGATCCGCTACACGATGATCGCTGGCACGGCGCTTGCGCTTGTGTCCGTTGTGATCGTCTCCACACCCGCGTCACACGCGGGCCGATGA
- a CDS encoding MFS transporter, producing MPGLLALLLLCAVQFMDALDLSVVGIALPAIQHNFSLSEGTLQWVVSAYVLGYGGFLLLGGRTADIVGRRRMLIISVGVFLAITVAIVAAPNAGTLLTLRFLKGVAAGFSAPAALALITSLWPEGHARSRALGIFGATNAIGYCVGVVVGGLLTAIDWRLVFVVPLPVAIFILLAAPMVLPRDRRDNGPRRQLDIPGAAVSTVGLSALVYAVTVGPEAGWTASRTVLFFALAAIALLAFPLVERRQTSPLLDLSLLRGHLVRSGNITGFTLNGAYVAFQFLVTLYLQESLGWSPFATALAFLPPGIILAVVAPLAGRMNHRIGTPRLLVFGLVTLTAAYALFTRIGPDSHYMTALLPTMVLIGVAAGVLFTTANIAGVSGVPEKDLGAAGGLFATSFQVGGAIVLALTTAVVAAHHGAGHDAAQLVNSYRQGAIFIAVLVALCCLYAFGEAVMIRRRRTSMR from the coding sequence ATGCCAGGGCTGCTAGCGCTGCTTCTGCTCTGTGCCGTCCAGTTTATGGATGCGCTCGACCTTTCGGTTGTCGGCATCGCGCTTCCCGCCATCCAGCACAACTTCTCCCTGTCCGAAGGCACCCTGCAGTGGGTCGTCTCCGCGTACGTGCTCGGCTACGGCGGTTTCCTGCTGCTCGGCGGGCGGACCGCCGACATTGTCGGTCGCCGCCGGATGCTGATCATCTCGGTCGGGGTCTTCCTGGCAATCACCGTCGCCATCGTCGCCGCGCCCAACGCGGGTACGTTGCTCACCCTGCGGTTCCTCAAGGGAGTCGCTGCGGGCTTCTCCGCCCCGGCCGCACTCGCGCTCATCACCTCGCTCTGGCCCGAGGGCCACGCGCGCTCGCGGGCGTTGGGCATCTTCGGGGCGACCAACGCCATCGGCTACTGCGTCGGCGTCGTCGTGGGTGGCCTGCTGACCGCGATCGACTGGCGACTCGTATTCGTCGTACCGCTACCCGTCGCGATCTTCATCCTTCTGGCGGCTCCGATGGTCCTGCCGCGTGATCGACGCGACAACGGCCCCCGTCGCCAGCTGGACATCCCGGGCGCGGCGGTGTCCACGGTGGGTCTCTCCGCACTCGTGTACGCCGTGACCGTCGGCCCGGAGGCGGGCTGGACCGCTTCACGTACGGTGCTGTTCTTCGCCCTCGCGGCCATTGCGCTCCTCGCCTTCCCGCTGGTGGAACGCCGCCAGACGTCCCCGTTGCTCGACCTCAGCCTGCTCCGCGGACACCTCGTTCGAAGCGGGAACATCACCGGCTTCACGCTGAACGGTGCGTATGTCGCGTTCCAGTTCCTGGTGACGCTGTACCTCCAGGAGTCGCTCGGCTGGAGCCCGTTCGCCACCGCGCTGGCCTTCCTGCCACCGGGGATCATCCTCGCCGTGGTCGCCCCGTTGGCCGGCCGGATGAACCACCGGATCGGGACGCCGCGCCTGCTGGTCTTCGGCCTGGTGACGCTGACCGCGGCGTACGCCCTCTTCACGCGCATCGGGCCGGACAGTCACTACATGACCGCGCTCCTGCCGACGATGGTCCTCATCGGTGTCGCTGCGGGTGTCCTCTTCACCACCGCCAACATCGCCGGCGTGTCCGGAGTGCCGGAGAAGGACCTCGGCGCGGCAGGTGGCTTGTTCGCGACCTCCTTCCAGGTCGGTGGCGCGATCGTGCTGGCGCTGACCACGGCTGTCGTCGCCGCCCACCACGGTGCGGGTCATGACGCGGCCCAACTGGTGAATTCTTACCGGCAGGGCGCCATCTTCATCGCAGTGCTCGTCGCCCTCTGCTGCCTCTACGCGTTTGGCGAAGCGGTGATGATCCGTCGACGGCGCACCTCGATGCGCTGA
- a CDS encoding helix-turn-helix transcriptional regulator, with amino-acid sequence MEMVESFGSFLRARRAGLTPEQLGLPAGEKRRVAGLRREEVALLAGVSVDYYTRLEQGREDRPSESVVNALARVLLLDGDEDALHYFRMLALRPSRVSVRPRHVPVSPVINALISKWDDVPAYVLNRRCDVIASNPLGRALFAGYPHSTSLARFIFLDEGARGFYGDWQMMALATAASLRNSIGADPQDPDMIQLIGELSVSSAEFRKMWSKALVQRRTRGPVTIHHPLVGQLDLRWETLTLNGTPDYELKLYVPANEKTAEAVALLGSLAAGSSADVGEAAV; translated from the coding sequence ATGGAGATGGTGGAGAGCTTCGGCAGCTTCCTCAGGGCACGCCGGGCTGGGCTCACTCCCGAGCAGCTCGGGCTACCGGCCGGCGAGAAGCGCCGGGTGGCCGGCCTACGCCGGGAGGAGGTAGCGCTGCTGGCGGGCGTCAGCGTCGACTACTACACCCGTCTCGAGCAGGGCCGAGAGGACCGACCGTCGGAGTCGGTCGTCAACGCCCTTGCCCGGGTCCTCCTGCTCGACGGCGACGAGGACGCCTTGCACTACTTCCGAATGCTCGCGCTGCGGCCGTCAAGGGTCTCGGTACGGCCCCGGCACGTTCCGGTCAGCCCGGTGATCAACGCGCTGATCAGCAAATGGGACGATGTGCCCGCGTACGTTCTGAACCGACGGTGCGACGTGATCGCGAGCAATCCTCTTGGCCGCGCCCTGTTCGCCGGATACCCGCACAGCACCAGCCTGGCCCGGTTCATCTTCCTCGACGAGGGCGCCCGCGGGTTCTACGGCGACTGGCAGATGATGGCGTTGGCCACCGCGGCCTCGCTGCGCAACAGCATCGGAGCCGACCCGCAGGACCCGGACATGATCCAGCTGATCGGTGAACTGTCAGTCAGCAGCGCCGAGTTCCGGAAGATGTGGTCGAAGGCCCTGGTGCAGCGCCGGACCCGCGGTCCGGTGACCATCCACCACCCTCTGGTCGGGCAGCTCGATCTCCGATGGGAGACGTTGACCCTCAACGGCACCCCAGACTACGAGCTCAAGCTCTATGTGCCGGCGAACGAGAAGACAGCAGAAGCCGTGGCACTGCTCGGGAGCCTGGCCGCTGGCTCATCGGCCGACGTCGGGGAGGCGGCAGTCTAG